From the Lepidochelys kempii isolate rLepKem1 chromosome 2, rLepKem1.hap2, whole genome shotgun sequence genome, one window contains:
- the UBA5 gene encoding ubiquitin-like modifier-activating enzyme 5 isoform X3, translating to MALKRMGIVKDYEKIRTFTVAVVGVGGVGSVTAEMLTRCGIGKLLLFDYDKVELANMNRLFFQPHQAGLSKVQAAEHTLRNINPDVQFEVHNYNITTVDNFQHFMDRISYGGLEEGKPVDLVLSCVDNFEARMAINTACNELGQTWMESGVSENAVSGHIQLIIPGESACFACAPPLVVAANIDEKTLKREGVCAASLPTTMGVVAGILVQNVLKFLLNFGTVSYYLGYNAMQDFFPTMAMKPNPHCDDKNCRKQQEEYKEKTAAQPKQVVVEQEEEIVHEDNDWGIELVSEVSEEELQAASGPLPDLPKGITVAYTIPNKEEKVVAVETVAESEESLEELMAKMKNM from the exons ATGGCATTAAAACGAATGGGAATTGTGAAAGATTATGAG AAAATCCGTACCTTTACGGTAGCAGTAGTAGGTGTTGGTGGAGTTGGCAGTGTGACTGCTGAAATGTTGACAAGATGTGGTATTGGTAAG CTGCTACTGTTTGATTATGACAAGGTGGAGTTGGCGAACATGAACAGGCTCTTCTTCCAACCTCATCAAGCTGGACTAAGTAAAGTGCAGGCAGCGGAGCACACTTTGAG GAATATTAATCCTGATGTTCAGTTTGAAGTACATAACTACAATATCACAACAGTGGATAACTTCCAACATTTCATGGACAGAATAAG TTATGGTGGGTTAGAAGAAGGGAAACCTGTTGATCTTGTACTGAGCTGTGTGGACAACTTTGAAGCTCGTATGGCAATTAACACT GCCTGCAATGAGCTTGGACAAACGTGGATGGAATCTGGAGTGAGTGAAAATGCAGTCTCAGGACATATACAACTTATCATACCTGGTGAATCCGCTTGTTTTGCG tGTGCTCCCCCGCTTGTAGTTGCTGCCAATATTGATGAAAAAACATTAAAACGAGAGGGAGTTTGTGCAGCCAGCCTTCCTACCACTATGGGAGTAGTTGCGGGGATTCTTGTACAAAATGTCCTGAA GTTTCTATTAAATTTTGGTACTGTGAGTTACTATCTTGGTTACAATGCGATGCAGGATTTTTTTCCAACTATGGCAATGAAACCAAATCCACACTGTGATGACAAAAATTGCAGGAAACAGCAGGAAGAATACAAG GAAAAAACGGCTGCACAACCAAAACAAGTAGTAGTTGAACAGGAAGAAGAAATAGTGCATGAAGACAATGACTGGG GTATTGAGCTAGTATCAGAGGTTTCAGAAGAGgagctgcaggctgcttctggtcCACTTCCTGATCTTCCAAAGGGAATTACAGTAGCATATACTATACCAAACAAG GAAGAGAAGGTTGTAGCTGTGGAAACAGTGGCAGAGTCTGAGGAAAGCCTAGAAGAACTCATGGCCAAGATGAAGAACATGTAG
- the UBA5 gene encoding ubiquitin-like modifier-activating enzyme 5 isoform X4, translated as MNRLFFQPHQAGLSKVQAAEHTLRNINPDVQFEVHNYNITTVDNFQHFMDRISYGGLEEGKPVDLVLSCVDNFEARMAINTACNELGQTWMESGVSENAVSGHIQLIIPGESACFACAPPLVVAANIDEKTLKREGVCAASLPTTMGVVAGILVQNVLKFLLNFGTVSYYLGYNAMQDFFPTMAMKPNPHCDDKNCRKQQEEYKEKTAAQPKQVVVEQEEEIVHEDNDWGIELVSEVSEEELQAASGPLPDLPKGITVAYTIPNKEEKVVAVETVAESEESLEELMAKMKNM; from the exons ATGAACAGGCTCTTCTTCCAACCTCATCAAGCTGGACTAAGTAAAGTGCAGGCAGCGGAGCACACTTTGAG GAATATTAATCCTGATGTTCAGTTTGAAGTACATAACTACAATATCACAACAGTGGATAACTTCCAACATTTCATGGACAGAATAAG TTATGGTGGGTTAGAAGAAGGGAAACCTGTTGATCTTGTACTGAGCTGTGTGGACAACTTTGAAGCTCGTATGGCAATTAACACT GCCTGCAATGAGCTTGGACAAACGTGGATGGAATCTGGAGTGAGTGAAAATGCAGTCTCAGGACATATACAACTTATCATACCTGGTGAATCCGCTTGTTTTGCG tGTGCTCCCCCGCTTGTAGTTGCTGCCAATATTGATGAAAAAACATTAAAACGAGAGGGAGTTTGTGCAGCCAGCCTTCCTACCACTATGGGAGTAGTTGCGGGGATTCTTGTACAAAATGTCCTGAA GTTTCTATTAAATTTTGGTACTGTGAGTTACTATCTTGGTTACAATGCGATGCAGGATTTTTTTCCAACTATGGCAATGAAACCAAATCCACACTGTGATGACAAAAATTGCAGGAAACAGCAGGAAGAATACAAG GAAAAAACGGCTGCACAACCAAAACAAGTAGTAGTTGAACAGGAAGAAGAAATAGTGCATGAAGACAATGACTGGG GTATTGAGCTAGTATCAGAGGTTTCAGAAGAGgagctgcaggctgcttctggtcCACTTCCTGATCTTCCAAAGGGAATTACAGTAGCATATACTATACCAAACAAG GAAGAGAAGGTTGTAGCTGTGGAAACAGTGGCAGAGTCTGAGGAAAGCCTAGAAGAACTCATGGCCAAGATGAAGAACATGTAG